The proteins below are encoded in one region of Halorhodospira halochloris:
- a CDS encoding tRNA (5-methylaminomethyl-2-thiouridylate)-methyltransferase, with the protein MTAKRKALALISGGLDSMLAARVIQDQGIHVEGVNFYTGFCVEGHTHAIRNKDQHRPKQNNALWVAEKLNMRLHIEDVIEEYKEVLTNPRYGYGANLNPCLDCKIFMVRKAREWIEANGFDFIITGEVVGQRPKSQKKKLLPIISDESEAEDRLLRPLSAKLLEPSLPEREGWVDRDQLFDFHGRSRKPQMALARQLGMQEWAQPAGGCCFLTDEKYSAKLSDLWRSRGAKNYDMEDIMMLKVGRHLRPRERFKLIIARDEGETNYLKGYRDRFTSFQTVSHSGPIALLDGHIEEGDINLAARIVARFSSGRSEAQVELETAAPDGSTERLTVAPLPADQVPDHWYIGGKA; encoded by the coding sequence ATGACCGCAAAGCGTAAAGCACTTGCCCTCATCTCTGGTGGCCTTGATTCCATGCTTGCTGCTCGAGTTATCCAGGATCAGGGTATCCATGTTGAGGGTGTTAATTTCTACACTGGCTTTTGTGTTGAAGGCCATACCCATGCCATCCGCAACAAAGATCAGCATCGACCCAAGCAGAACAATGCGCTGTGGGTAGCTGAGAAACTCAACATGCGCCTGCATATTGAGGATGTGATTGAAGAGTACAAGGAAGTCTTAACGAATCCGCGCTATGGTTATGGAGCAAACCTAAACCCCTGTCTTGATTGCAAGATATTCATGGTACGCAAGGCAAGGGAGTGGATAGAAGCCAACGGTTTTGACTTTATTATAACCGGCGAAGTAGTAGGTCAACGTCCGAAGTCACAGAAAAAGAAACTCCTCCCCATAATCTCTGACGAGTCAGAAGCCGAAGATCGGCTGCTCCGGCCACTCTCGGCGAAGCTGCTTGAACCATCTCTGCCTGAGCGTGAGGGTTGGGTTGATCGTGACCAGCTATTTGACTTTCATGGCCGCAGCCGCAAGCCGCAAATGGCACTAGCGCGCCAGCTTGGCATGCAAGAGTGGGCACAACCTGCAGGCGGGTGTTGCTTCCTGACTGATGAGAAATACTCGGCTAAGCTAAGCGATCTGTGGCGCTCACGTGGGGCAAAAAACTATGATATGGAAGATATCATGATGCTCAAAGTCGGTAGACACTTGCGTCCGCGGGAAAGGTTCAAACTGATCATTGCTCGAGATGAGGGAGAGACAAATTATCTAAAAGGCTACCGTGACCGGTTTACATCTTTCCAAACAGTTAGCCATAGCGGACCGATTGCCCTGCTCGATGGCCATATCGAAGAAGGCGACATAAATCTTGCAGCGCGCATAGTCGCCCGTTTCTCATCCGGAAGGAGTGAGGCGCAGGTGGAGCTTGAAACCGCCGCACCCGATGGCAGTACTGAGCGGCTAACGGTTGCGCCTCTCCCGGCAGATCAAGTACCCGATCATTGGTATATCGGAGGGAAAGCTTGA
- a CDS encoding sulfurtransferase TusA family protein — protein MKRDLLDCRNLLCPMPVIRTQASIARMQPGDELEVIATDPGALQDIPAWCRVHGHELLDTWEDGKEIHLLIRANAPQ, from the coding sequence TTGAAACGTGACTTACTTGACTGCCGCAATCTCCTCTGTCCCATGCCAGTCATCCGCACGCAAGCATCAATCGCACGGATGCAGCCAGGCGATGAACTGGAAGTTATCGCGACCGACCCTGGTGCATTACAGGACATACCAGCCTGGTGTCGAGTTCATGGCCACGAGCTGCTTGACACCTGGGAGGATGGCAAAGAAATCCACTTGCTGATTCGTGCAAATGCCCCACAATAG
- the glnA gene encoding glutamate--ammonia ligase: protein MARTAEEVLKLMSDEDVKFVDLRFTDTRGKEMHVTIPADQVDEELFEDGTMFDGSSIQGWKGIQESDMIMLPDPDSATLDPFYDEPTLNLVCDILEPSTLQGYDRDPRSVARRAEAYLASSGVGDSALFGPEPEFFVFDDVRWGADMSGSFYQIDSEEAGWNSERVYKDGNIGHRPSVKGGYFPVPPVDSLHDIRAAMCQAMADMGLEPEVHHHEVATAGQCEIGVAARTLVKKADELQILKYCVHNVAHAYGKTATFMPKPLVGDNGSGMHVHQSISKGGRNIFSGDQYGGLSEEALYYIGGIIKHAKAINAFANASTNSYKRLVPGFEAPVLLAYSARNRSASVRVPYVTNPKARRIEVRFPDPTGNPYLAFASMLMAGLDGIRNRLHPGEAMDKDLYDLPAEEEKQIPRVAIQLDEALEALDNDREFLKQGGVFSDDMIDAYIELKMEDVTRMRMTTHPVEFDLYYSC, encoded by the coding sequence ATGGCACGCACTGCAGAAGAAGTACTCAAATTGATGAGCGACGAAGATGTGAAATTCGTCGACCTTCGCTTTACCGATACCCGCGGCAAGGAAATGCACGTCACCATCCCTGCCGACCAAGTGGACGAGGAGTTATTCGAAGATGGCACCATGTTCGATGGCTCCTCAATTCAGGGCTGGAAAGGCATTCAGGAATCGGACATGATCATGTTGCCGGATCCGGATTCAGCCACGCTCGACCCATTCTATGATGAGCCGACACTAAATCTAGTTTGCGATATCCTCGAACCCAGTACACTGCAAGGCTACGACCGTGATCCGCGTTCCGTTGCCCGCCGTGCCGAGGCTTATCTGGCTTCGAGCGGAGTTGGGGATAGCGCACTTTTCGGGCCCGAACCGGAGTTCTTCGTCTTTGACGATGTGCGTTGGGGCGCTGATATGAGTGGCTCATTTTATCAAATTGACTCTGAGGAGGCAGGCTGGAACTCTGAGCGCGTCTATAAGGACGGCAATATCGGCCATCGACCGAGCGTTAAGGGTGGGTATTTCCCGGTTCCGCCCGTCGACTCCCTGCACGATATTAGAGCCGCGATGTGTCAAGCAATGGCCGACATGGGACTTGAGCCTGAGGTGCACCACCACGAAGTTGCCACAGCTGGACAATGTGAGATTGGAGTCGCTGCACGCACTTTGGTAAAAAAGGCAGACGAGCTGCAAATCCTTAAGTATTGCGTCCATAACGTTGCCCATGCTTACGGCAAAACGGCTACGTTCATGCCCAAGCCGCTAGTCGGCGACAATGGCAGCGGTATGCATGTTCATCAGTCGATATCGAAAGGAGGCCGCAACATCTTTAGTGGCGACCAGTATGGTGGGCTCTCAGAAGAAGCGCTTTACTATATCGGTGGTATCATAAAACACGCCAAGGCTATCAACGCCTTCGCCAACGCCTCGACAAATAGCTATAAGCGCCTTGTCCCCGGGTTCGAAGCACCGGTGCTGCTAGCCTATTCAGCACGCAACCGTTCGGCATCGGTTAGAGTTCCCTACGTTACTAACCCAAAAGCGCGACGCATTGAGGTTCGCTTTCCCGATCCGACCGGCAATCCTTATCTGGCTTTCGCCTCAATGCTCATGGCTGGGCTTGATGGTATTCGCAATAGGCTCCATCCGGGCGAAGCAATGGACAAGGACCTCTACGATTTGCCGGCAGAGGAGGAGAAACAGATTCCGCGGGTTGCAATCCAGCTTGATGAGGCGCTGGAAGCCCTCGACAACGACCGCGAGTTCCTCAAACAAGGCGGAGTCTTTTCCGATGATATGATCGACGCCTATATTGAGTTAAAGATGGAAGATGTAACCCGCATGCGGATGACTACCCACCCCGTGGAATTCGATCTCTATTACAGCTGTTAA
- the glnL gene encoding nitrogen regulation protein NR(II), which yields MTPNIHPSRLILDELTTAIMVVDAEHRILSLNHAAEELFRVSARQVHGQELEQAIRATDIFSELINTACTSGGSYTQRERRVNISDQRMVTIDCTVTPLEGERVLIEIAEVDRHTRITKEHNLVVQNRAIAELLRGLAHEVKNPLGGLRGAAQLLEAELSDNELREYTQVIISEADRLKNLVDTLLGPKNPTSPEIVNVHEVLERVRALVDAEGIEGEAGVVMSPVPIVRDYDPSIPLLYVERDHLIQALLNLVRNARQSAGPQGNIILRTRTQRQMTIADKVHRLVARIDVEDDGPGIPVEQQEQIFFPMVTSRAEGSGLGLPIAQNLVSRMGGLIEFTSEPGCTVFTIWLPMETDHE from the coding sequence ATGACCCCGAACATCCACCCATCTAGGCTGATACTCGATGAGCTGACAACCGCCATAATGGTGGTCGATGCAGAGCATCGCATATTATCTCTAAACCACGCCGCTGAAGAGCTATTTCGCGTTAGCGCACGTCAAGTTCATGGTCAAGAATTAGAACAGGCCATTCGCGCGACAGATATATTCAGCGAATTGATAAATACTGCCTGCACTTCCGGGGGGAGCTATACACAGCGTGAGCGCCGCGTAAACATCAGCGATCAGCGCATGGTGACAATAGATTGCACGGTTACTCCTCTTGAAGGTGAGCGGGTGCTGATTGAGATCGCAGAGGTTGATCGCCATACCCGCATCACCAAAGAACATAACCTGGTTGTACAGAATAGGGCCATTGCTGAGCTACTCCGTGGTCTGGCTCACGAGGTTAAAAACCCTCTAGGTGGTTTGCGGGGAGCAGCTCAGCTGCTAGAGGCAGAACTAAGTGATAACGAACTTCGCGAGTATACCCAGGTAATAATCAGTGAGGCCGATCGGCTCAAGAATTTAGTTGACACCCTGCTTGGCCCCAAAAATCCAACCTCACCTGAGATTGTCAATGTCCATGAGGTGCTTGAAAGGGTTCGTGCCCTAGTCGATGCTGAAGGAATTGAGGGTGAAGCAGGGGTCGTTATGTCTCCAGTACCTATAGTACGTGATTACGATCCGAGTATTCCCCTACTGTATGTTGAGCGGGACCATCTCATCCAGGCCCTACTCAACCTGGTTCGCAATGCCCGGCAATCAGCGGGTCCCCAGGGCAATATAATCCTGCGAACCCGGACTCAGCGCCAAATGACTATCGCCGACAAGGTCCATAGATTGGTTGCGCGTATAGATGTAGAGGACGATGGGCCCGGTATACCGGTTGAACAACAAGAGCAGATCTTCTTCCCCATGGTCACCAGCAGGGCAGAGGGAAGCGGTCTAGGCCTGCCTATCGCGCAGAATCTGGTAAGCCGGATGGGTGGACTTATAGAGTTCACCAGCGAACCGGGGTGCACCGTATTCACTATATGGTTACCGATGGAGACTGATCATGAATGA
- the glnG gene encoding nitrogen regulation protein NR(I), which translates to MNDDLGSVWVIDDDRSIRWVLEKALQRAGYRVRCFDNADHALEGLQHELPAALITDIRMPGTDGHELLARTRAQCPELPVIVITAYSDLDAAVSSYEGGAFEYLPKPFDVGEAVDLIHRAVASRQPSQHRAEQPEATTEILGEATAMQEVFRAIGRLSRSSVTVLINGESGTGKELVARALHRHSPRSSGPFVALNMAAIPHDLMESELFGHEKGAFTGAQQTRRGRFEQADGGTLFLDEIGDMPADLQTRLLRVLADGQFYRVGSHTAMQVDVRIIAATHQDMDKRVAAGLFREDLYHRLNVIRIQLPALRQRREDIPLLAKHFLATAAQELNVEPKVLNPVVEKMLMELDWPGNVRQLENTCRWLTVMASGQEVVPEDLPAQLRDSGRNSCQHAEQESSQQLDAANHASHKSEPDDYAGNDELTTNSDDWTRPLALWAEKTLANGNHHILDDALPKLERTLINAALAYTQGHRQEAARLLGWGRNTLTRKIKELNIGEN; encoded by the coding sequence ATGAATGATGATCTAGGCAGTGTTTGGGTCATCGATGATGACCGGTCCATACGCTGGGTATTGGAAAAAGCCCTACAGCGCGCAGGTTATCGAGTTAGGTGCTTTGACAACGCCGACCATGCCCTGGAAGGCCTGCAACATGAACTGCCGGCAGCACTGATAACTGATATCCGCATGCCGGGAACCGATGGACATGAATTGCTAGCGCGGACTCGTGCCCAGTGTCCCGAGTTACCGGTTATAGTAATCACCGCCTACTCTGACCTTGATGCCGCGGTTAGCTCTTATGAGGGCGGCGCCTTCGAGTATTTACCCAAGCCATTTGATGTTGGTGAAGCAGTTGATCTGATCCACCGCGCCGTAGCTAGCCGTCAACCCAGTCAGCACCGAGCTGAGCAGCCAGAAGCCACAACCGAGATACTCGGTGAGGCTACGGCGATGCAGGAGGTCTTTCGGGCCATTGGTCGGTTGTCGCGCTCCAGTGTGACTGTACTGATAAACGGTGAATCGGGCACTGGCAAGGAGCTGGTTGCTAGGGCACTGCACCGACACAGCCCACGCTCTAGCGGTCCATTTGTAGCCCTAAACATGGCTGCCATACCGCACGATCTGATGGAATCCGAACTGTTTGGCCACGAGAAGGGCGCTTTTACCGGTGCACAGCAAACCCGTCGAGGTCGTTTTGAACAAGCTGATGGTGGCACGTTATTCCTAGACGAGATCGGAGATATGCCAGCCGATCTGCAGACTCGGCTGCTACGAGTGCTGGCTGATGGACAGTTTTATCGGGTCGGCTCGCATACGGCTATGCAGGTAGATGTGCGCATAATAGCTGCGACCCATCAAGATATGGATAAACGTGTCGCTGCCGGATTGTTCCGGGAAGATCTATACCATCGGCTCAACGTTATCCGTATCCAACTCCCTGCCTTGCGCCAACGCCGTGAAGATATCCCGCTGTTAGCCAAACACTTCTTAGCAACTGCAGCCCAAGAGCTAAATGTTGAGCCGAAGGTGCTCAATCCAGTTGTTGAGAAAATGCTTATGGAGCTGGATTGGCCAGGTAACGTCAGGCAGCTTGAGAATACTTGCCGGTGGTTGACAGTTATGGCGAGCGGTCAGGAAGTAGTCCCTGAAGATCTTCCTGCGCAACTGCGCGACTCCGGCCGCAATAGTTGCCAACATGCCGAACAAGAATCGTCTCAGCAACTAGATGCTGCCAACCACGCCAGTCATAAATCTGAGCCAGATGACTATGCAGGCAATGACGAACTCACCACCAATAGCGATGACTGGACGCGACCACTAGCCTTATGGGCTGAAAAAACCCTAGCGAACGGCAATCACCATATACTCGATGACGCCTTACCTAAATTGGAAAGGACTCTAATCAACGCGGCATTAGCCTATACTCAAGGCCATCGCCAAGAGGCGGCCCGACTACTAGGTTGGGGACGCAACACTTTGACGCGCAAGATAAAAGAGCTAAACATAGGAGAAAATTAG
- a CDS encoding NAD(P)H-dependent glycerol-3-phosphate dehydrogenase — translation MVDRIAVLGAGAWGSALAKVLGDNQHEVRLWARDADHVQAMVIDRENRRHLPGCPLPDTIEPTADFAAAITGSDWILVATPSVAFRATIRRLAPFRPQRVAWATKGLDADSGGFLHGIVEQEITPEPQIAVLSGPTFAAEVGQGLPAAMTVAASSDDFAAQMVDAFHCERFRLYTNPDMVGVELGGAVKNVLAVATGVSDGMGLGANARAALVTRGMAEITRLGAALGADPRTLIGLAGLGDLLLTCTDDQSRNRRFGLALGRGAAIDEALEVVGSTVEGARTAAELYSLAARYAIEMPICSCVYRLVSGAIDPARAVTELMERTPKAEV, via the coding sequence TTGGTAGATAGAATAGCTGTACTCGGCGCTGGAGCGTGGGGCAGTGCTCTAGCGAAGGTCTTAGGAGACAATCAACACGAGGTCAGGCTCTGGGCGCGCGATGCCGATCATGTCCAAGCGATGGTCATCGATCGTGAGAATCGGCGTCACCTGCCTGGATGTCCTCTGCCTGACACCATTGAGCCAACCGCTGATTTCGCTGCTGCCATTACGGGCAGCGACTGGATCCTTGTTGCTACCCCCAGTGTAGCCTTTCGCGCTACTATACGCCGGCTAGCACCTTTCAGGCCGCAGCGTGTAGCATGGGCTACGAAGGGGCTAGATGCCGATTCGGGCGGGTTTTTGCACGGCATCGTTGAACAGGAGATAACCCCCGAGCCCCAAATCGCTGTGCTCTCCGGTCCAACATTTGCTGCTGAGGTAGGGCAAGGTCTACCAGCTGCCATGACCGTAGCAGCGAGCAGTGATGATTTTGCTGCGCAGATGGTTGATGCGTTTCACTGCGAGCGTTTTCGCCTATACACCAACCCCGATATGGTCGGCGTCGAGCTCGGCGGTGCGGTTAAGAATGTCTTAGCCGTAGCAACTGGAGTCAGTGATGGTATGGGCCTCGGAGCTAACGCCCGGGCTGCCTTGGTGACCCGCGGAATGGCTGAAATCACTCGGCTAGGCGCGGCCTTAGGTGCTGATCCGCGCACCCTAATCGGCCTTGCCGGTCTCGGTGATTTGTTGTTGACCTGTACCGATGATCAGTCCCGCAATCGTCGTTTCGGGCTGGCGCTCGGCCGAGGAGCGGCTATTGATGAAGCCCTTGAGGTAGTAGGTAGTACTGTTGAGGGGGCACGCACTGCCGCTGAACTCTACTCCTTAGCAGCGCGCTATGCTATAGAAATGCCCATCTGTTCATGTGTTTATCGTCTGGTTAGTGGGGCCATAGACCCTGCACGTGCAGTAACTGAACTTATGGAGAGGACGCCTAAGGCTGAGGTATAA
- the secB gene encoding protein-export chaperone SecB, with product MAEDNTNGNGKDSSATAAGGQDAQQQRFQIAKVYLSDVSFEAPNTPEAFRSEWKPQVDVELGSRAKNLDENTYDVLLTVTVTAKNNEQTAYLCEVKQGGVFRLEGFTNQELDRVLGAFCPGQLFPFAREAINDLVVKGGFPQLLLAPVNFEALYQQQRQQATQQ from the coding sequence ATAATACTAACGGTAACGGCAAGGATTCCTCCGCAACAGCAGCAGGTGGCCAGGATGCCCAGCAACAAAGATTTCAGATAGCTAAAGTCTATCTAAGCGATGTCTCTTTTGAGGCTCCCAACACACCTGAGGCCTTTCGGTCTGAGTGGAAGCCGCAGGTCGATGTAGAACTCGGTTCTAGAGCCAAAAACTTAGATGAGAATACCTACGATGTCCTCCTAACTGTCACCGTTACAGCTAAGAACAATGAGCAAACGGCCTATCTATGTGAGGTTAAGCAGGGTGGAGTATTTCGCCTGGAGGGGTTTACGAACCAGGAACTTGATCGCGTTCTGGGCGCGTTCTGCCCGGGGCAACTTTTTCCTTTTGCCCGTGAGGCAATAAATGATCTTGTAGTTAAAGGCGGTTTCCCTCAACTGTTACTGGCTCCGGTAAATTTCGAAGCGCTTTACCAACAACAACGTCAGCAAGCCACCCAACAGTAG